The Acidaminococcus fermentans DSM 20731 sequence GAGGGGCCGGGGAAATTCCACCGCCTGGGGATTCCCGTTCCGGGCCAGTCGCTCGATTTCCGGTCCGCCAGGATAAGGCAACCCCATGAACCGGGCGATTTTGTCAAAGGCCTCTCCGGCTGCATCGTCCCGGGTCTGGCCCAGGAGACGGAAGGTGTTGTAGTCCTCCACCACCAGCAGGGAGGTATGGCCCCCGCTGACCACCAGGGCCAGGAACGGCGGTTTCAGGTCCGGATCTGCCAGGAAATTGGCGAATACATGGCCTTCCAGATGGTTCACCCCGATGAGCGGCTTGCCGCTGCCCAGTGCCAGTCCTTTGGCTGCAGAAAGGCCCACCAGAAGCGCCCCCACCAGCCCCGGTCCGTAGGTCACCGCAATGGCATCCACGTCCTGGAGGGTCATTTCCGCATCGGTGAGAGCCTTGTGGATCACCGGCATCACATGTTCGATATGCTTCCGGGAAGCGATTTCCGGCACCACCCCGCCGAATTTCCGGTGGACCAGGATCTGAGTGGACACCACATTGGACAGCACATCCCGTCCGTTGCGGATCACCGCGGCAGCGGTTTCATCACAGCTGCTTTCGATTCCCAATATATTGATTGCTTTTTCCGTCATAATCTCCTCGTTTCACAGGTCCCGGCGCATGAGCACCGCCGCTTCCCCGTTGTCTCCGTAATAGCCGCGCCGCCGGCCGCATTCCGTAAATCCCAGATGGTCATAGGTCCGCCGGGCCGGGGTGTTCCCCTCCCGGACCTCCAGGGTCATTTCCACGGCCTCCAGCTTCCGGGCTTCCGCCACCATGGCTTCCACCAGGGCCAGCCCCAGCTTTTCTCCCCGCCGCCGGGGATCCACTGCCAGCCTCATCACCTGGGCTTCTCCGGCCACCAGCCAGAAGCCCCCGAAGGCCACCGGCACCCCCATTTCTTCCAGGGCAATATAATGGCTGAGCCGGCCTTCCAGCTCATCCCCCCAGGTGTCTTCCGTCCAGGCTTCCGCAAAAGACCCTGCATCCAGGGGCAGCAGCCAGGACAGATCTTCCCGGACAAGGGGCCTTACCGTCCTTCCGGATGTCTCTTTTCCCATAATTCCTCCGCTTCTGACCGGCGGATGTAGAAGGGGTCCATGCCGAAATAGCTGTGGAGATTCCCGCCGGGCACGTACCGGGCCGCTCCCAGGATGGCCACGGAAGACCCTCTGGGCAGCCGGGCGCTTTCCGGAGCCAGGGTCACCCGGTCACAGGCTTCCGTCCCGGAAACCCGGTGGCATTCTCCCATGAGGATGGCCGGCTGGTCCCCCTCCTGGAGCCGGGCCGCCAGTTCCTTGCCGGGAACGATCTGCACCGGCTCGGTTTCCACCAGATGGTCCCGGTCCCAGACATAGCTGCCCACGTACAGGTTTCCCTTCTGGGCATCCAGCACCGGAGTCAGCCGCACCCCGGCCACCGGCAGGTTGTAGGCGATGACTTCCAGGGTATCCACCGCCGTCAGGGGCAGGTTCAGGGCGTAGGCCATGGCTTCTGCGGTGGCCATGCCGATCCGCAGCCCGGTAAAGGAACCGGGGCCCCGGCTGACGGCGATCAGTTCCAGGTCTTCTTTTTTCACCCGGGCCAGTTTCAGCAGGGTTTCCAGCTGGGGCACCAGCCCTTCTGAATGGGTGAGCCCCACATTCACTTCCAGGCTCCCCAGGATTTTGTTTCCGTCACAGACGGCCACGGAGCATACCCGGGTCGCCGTATCGATTCCCAATGTCAACACGATTTCAACCTTCCTGGTCCTTCTGGGCCAACAGGGCCCGGACCAACTCTTCATATGGTTTGCCGTGAGGGAGCAGTTCCACCTTGCGGCCTTCTCCTTCACGGGTCAGTTTCAGTTCCAGATTCTCTTCCGGCATGGCATCCGGAAACAGTTCCGCCCATTCGATGAAGGTGACCCCGTCTCCCCCGGCATATTCAGAAAACCCGATGTCTTCCAGTTCTTCCGGCCAGTTGATCCGGTACAGG is a genomic window containing:
- the tsaD gene encoding tRNA (adenosine(37)-N6)-threonylcarbamoyltransferase complex transferase subunit TsaD; protein product: MTEKAINILGIESSCDETAAAVIRNGRDVLSNVVSTQILVHRKFGGVVPEIASRKHIEHVMPVIHKALTDAEMTLQDVDAIAVTYGPGLVGALLVGLSAAKGLALGSGKPLIGVNHLEGHVFANFLADPDLKPPFLALVVSGGHTSLLVVEDYNTFRLLGQTRDDAAGEAFDKIARFMGLPYPGGPEIERLARNGNPQAVEFPRPLLPGCFDFSFSGLKSAVINHIHTEEQRKSGFRREDVAASFQQAIVDVLVKKSQEALQSTGLKKIVLAGGVSANRCLQEALARGAQAVGAQLVHPTPILCTDNAVMIGVRGYYQYLHHDFAKLDLNADPSLKLGE
- the rimI gene encoding ribosomal protein S18-alanine N-acetyltransferase — its product is MGKETSGRTVRPLVREDLSWLLPLDAGSFAEAWTEDTWGDELEGRLSHYIALEEMGVPVAFGGFWLVAGEAQVMRLAVDPRRRGEKLGLALVEAMVAEARKLEAVEMTLEVREGNTPARRTYDHLGFTECGRRRGYYGDNGEAAVLMRRDL
- the tsaB gene encoding tRNA (adenosine(37)-N6)-threonylcarbamoyltransferase complex dimerization subunit type 1 TsaB, giving the protein MLTLGIDTATRVCSVAVCDGNKILGSLEVNVGLTHSEGLVPQLETLLKLARVKKEDLELIAVSRGPGSFTGLRIGMATAEAMAYALNLPLTAVDTLEVIAYNLPVAGVRLTPVLDAQKGNLYVGSYVWDRDHLVETEPVQIVPGKELAARLQEGDQPAILMGECHRVSGTEACDRVTLAPESARLPRGSSVAILGAARYVPGGNLHSYFGMDPFYIRRSEAEELWEKRHPEGR
- the tsaE gene encoding tRNA (adenosine(37)-N6)-threonylcarbamoyltransferase complex ATPase subunit type 1 TsaE — protein: MAEAVYCADEAATEALGRKLGSLCRNGDVILLNGDLGTGKTCLVTAASVAMGVPPQEVTSPTFSLMNVYHGKTLNVKHFDLYRINWPEELEDIGFSEYAGGDGVTFIEWAELFPDAMPEENLELKLTREGEGRKVELLPHGKPYEELVRALLAQKDQEG